One Rhododendron vialii isolate Sample 1 chromosome 2a, ASM3025357v1 genomic region harbors:
- the LOC131316843 gene encoding uncharacterized protein LOC131316843 yields the protein MDKECMTFCSMYLRGIETRFNQQERNYDGCQAEFGGEFSVFTQKARPLGASTYDMLSKSDFKKVQWYVLNNCREIDAHLTAHREEHERESHINVQQKYEQNFASWFGKCVAHMREIGFLGSTNKLYVLRLGPDRRITRYKGIVVNGVRFQTKERDGCRRTQNSGIFVKGEETEFYGILVDIIELQYCHGNRVFLFKCDWWDTSNKKTRIKKDGHLTSVNISCKWYKDDPFVLTTQAEQVFYINDIKNGGTWQVVQKTCPRNLFDVSEKEEKEDGDDDVEVLIFNDEPYISAICA from the exons ATGGATAAAGAATGCATGACATTTTGTTCTATGTACTTGCGTGGTATTGAGACAAGATTCAACCAACAAGAAAGAAATTATGATGGATGTCAAGCAGAGTTTGGTGGTGAGTTTTCAGTTTTCACACAAAAGGCAAGACCTCTAGGAGCTTCAACTTACGATATGTTGTCAAAATCTGATTTCAAAAAGGTTCAGTGGTATGTGCTGAATAATTGTCGGGAAATAGATGCTCATTTGAC TGCACATAGGGAGGAGCATGAAAGAGAAAGCCATATTAATGTACAACAGAAGTATGAACAAAATTTTGCTTCTTGGTTTGGAAAATGT GTTGCACACATGCGTGAGATTGGTTTTCTTGGATCAACAAATAAACTCTATGTACTAAGGTTAGGTCCTGATCGTCGAATCACAAGATATAAGGGTATAGTTGTGAATGGGGTTAGGTTTCAAACCAAAGAACGTGACGGATGTCGACGTACACAAAATAGTGGTATTTTTGTTAAAGGAGAGGAAACTGAATTTTATGGTATATTAGTTGATATTATTGAGCTACAATACTGCCATGGAAATCGAGTTTTTCTATTCAAGTGTGATTGGTGGGACACTAGCAACAAAAAGACTAGAATAAAGAAAGATGGTCACTTGACAAGTGTCAATATATCCTGCAAATGGTATAAAGATGACCCTTTTGTGCTAACGACTCAAGCAGAACAAGTCTTCTACATCAATGACATAAAGAATGGTGGTACATGGCAAGTAGTGCAAAAGACATGCCCTAGAAACTTGTTTGATGTTtcagagaaagaagaaaaagaagatggtGATGACGATGTTGAAGTGTTGATTTTCAATGATGAGCCCTATATATCAGCAATTTGTGCCTAA
- the LOC131316841 gene encoding uncharacterized protein LOC131316841 — translation MLDELQTGTFANARAAEGSSSNPPNVPEREVDKFERLLRDAKCELYPGCENYSKLSFLLKMLHLKTTHNSSNKLFNSNLKLFKDALPNGETLPKSYYEAKKLMRELGLGYISIHACPNNCVLFWKENKDLQQCPNPDCGASRWKHAPGKRKKIPQKVLRYLPLKPRLQRLFMSAKTAQDMRWHKNKCFQEENKIRHPADAKALQDFNKKHEWFAQDPRNVRLGLVSDGFNPFGSMSNNYSMWLMILMPYNLPPWKCMKEPFFMMSLLIPGPDSPGNDIDVYLRPLIDELKELWETGVETYDAYSGETFQLHAAVLWTINDFPAYAMLSGWSTKGKLACPVCNNDTCSLTLKNGQKQCYMGHRRFLDHNHVWRRSKKFDGKQDHRSKPEILSGEDVLRQLTHFSNIIFGKPPNKKKRKRT, via the coding sequence ATGTTAGATGAGTTACAGACGGGGACATTTGCAAATGCTAGGGCGGCTGAAGGATCAAGTAGTAATCCGCCTAATGTCCCTGAAAGAGAAGTGGACAAATTTGAGAGATTGTTGAGAGATGCAAAGTGTGAGTTGTATCCGGGTTGCGAAAATTACTCTAAATTGTCTTTCCTACTGAAGATGCTTCATTTGAAAACAACTCATAATTCTTCCAACAAACTGTTCAATAGTAATTTAAAGTTGTTTAAGGATGCTCTTCCAAATGGTGAGACACTTCCAAAATCCTATTATGAGGCAAAGAAGTTAATGCGCGAGCTTGGCCTTGGTTATATCTCCATACATGCATGTCCAAATAACTGTGTCCTattttggaaggaaaacaaagattTGCAACAATGTCCGAATCCGGATTGTGGCGCTTCTAGATGGAAACATGCTCCAGGTAAGCGTAAAAAGATTCCTCAAAAGGTATTAAGATACCTTCCTTTAAAGCCTAGGCTTCAGAGGTTATTCATGTCCGCAAAAACTGCGCAAGATATGAGGTGGCATAAAAATAAGTGCTTTCAAGAAGAGAATAAAATTAGGCATCCGGCAGACGCCAAGGCATTGCAAGATTTTAACAAAAAGCATGAGTGGTTTGCTCAAGATCCTCGCAATGTGCGACTTGGACTTGTAAGTGATGGATTTAATCCATTTGGCAGTATGAGTAACAATTATAGCATGTGGCTTATGATTCTTATGCCTTATAACTTGCCTCCTTGGAAATGTATGAAAGAACCATTCTTTATGATGTCGTTGCTTATACCTGGACCAGACTCTCCAGGTAATGATATCGATGTCTATTTACGGCCATTAATCGATGAGCTGAAAGAATTGTGGGAAACTGGAGTCGAGACATATGATGCATATAGTGGTGAGACATTCCAGTTACATGCCGCGGTATTGTGGACTATAAATGATTTTCCTGCTTATGCGATGTTGTCTGGGTGGAGCACCAAGGGGAAATTGGCATGTCCAGTTTGCAACAACGATACATGTTCTCTGACACTAAAGAATGGACAAAAGCAATGTTACATGGGCCATCGTCGATTCTTGGATCACAACCATGTTTGGCGGAGAAGTAAAAAGTTTGATGGTAAGCAAGACCATAGGTCAAAACCCGAAATATTGTCAGGGGAGGATGTCCTTAGGCAACTGACccatttttcaaatataatATTTGGGAAGCCACCTAATAAGAAGAAGCGAAAGCGTACATAA